A genomic segment from Nicotiana sylvestris chromosome 1, ASM39365v2, whole genome shotgun sequence encodes:
- the LOC138878149 gene encoding uncharacterized protein, translating to MLSNIHTNKVFVEHVSGNIQANCPKLRRNFSEGSTRPSSSSATAVAPPQARGSHNQTRHGAGICADRVTQGGGQPRLFATLDRQSAEASAEVITGILLVCSHNAYAIMDPGSTFSYVTPYVAINLGLEPEQLSEPFLVSTPVDESVRVTRVYRGCIVSVQGRNSNADLIELEMVDFDVIMGMDWLSSCYSMLDCYSKIVRFQFPNEEVLEWKGSSTSLVGKFISYLKAQRMIGKGCLAYLAHIINPELEPLALQSVPVVREFLKVFPDDLPELPPERIIDFGIYLI from the exons ATGCTGAGCAACATTCACACCAACAAGGTCTTTGTGGAACATGTAAGCGGCAACATTCAG GCCAACTGCCCAAAATTGAGACGTAATTTTAGTGAGGGATCAACTCGTCCTTCTAGTTCCTCAGCTACTGCAGTTGCACCACCCCAAGCTCGTGGTTCTCATAATCAGACCAGGCATGGGGCAGGCATATGTGCAGATCGAGTTACTCAGGGAGGGGGACAACCCCGTTTGTTTGCTACACTTGATCGTCAGAGTGCAGAGGCATCTGCGgaagttattacaggtatactTTTAGTCTGCTCACATAATGCTTATGCCATAATGGATCCAGGTTCAACGTTTTCATATGTGACTCCATATGTTGCAATTAACCTCGGGCTAGAACCGGAACAACTTAGTGAGCCATTCCTAGTATCTACTCCAGTTGACGAGTCAGTGAGAGTCACAAGAGTCTATAGAGGTTGTATAGTTTCAGTCCAAGGTCGCAACTCCAATGCTGATCTCATAGAATTAgaaatggtggatttcgatgtgatcatgggtatggattggttgtcttcgTGCTATTCCATGTTAGATTGTTATTCCAAGATAGTcaggttccaatttccaaatgaagaagtcttagagtggaagggtagttcaacatcgcttgtaggtaagtttatttcttaccttaaggcacaACGAATGATCGGTAAGGGGTGTCTCGCCTATTTGGCTCACATCATTAATCCAGAATTAGAACCACTAGCTCTTCAGTCAGTGCCAGTTGTTAGAGAATTTCTAAAAGTTTTCCCAGATGACCTTCCCGAACTTCCTCCTGAAAGAATTATAGACTTTGGCATTTATCTCATCTAG